In Alosa alosa isolate M-15738 ecotype Scorff River chromosome 10, AALO_Geno_1.1, whole genome shotgun sequence, the genomic stretch CCAGCAGTGGCAGCGGAGCAGGAGGGGGCATGAGCGCGCCCGCCGGGAGGCGGATCTCGGTGACGGACATGCCTCGTTCTCCAATGAGCACGAACTCGTCGGCCCACACAGGCTCTGACGGGGAGCAGGAAGGGACAGAGAAGGGCGGCCAGGCCAGAGCCCCCCCTGGACACTACAGTACCGGAGAGGAATCTCAAGACTGCACAGGTACTCTTAATTATTACAGTCAGGTCAGACTAAAGACAGAATAACgtctaaatgaaaaatattaataaattcttaataaaaaataatgaaagtGATAAAACAAAAGTGAATAGAGGGTGAGAAAATGATAACTTTATTCAAAGCAAGTTTGAGAGCTGACAGACATACAGTTTTATTCAAAGCAACTTGGTGTAGCCCACATTTAGTGAATATGTCGACagatacacacaaccacacctTTTCACAACAGATGGATTCTTCAGGGGCTGGACTAACCACTTAGAAAATTAGATCTCAAAAGAAAGAAGGTGCTTTCTAGTCTGATTAGGCAATTCTTGTAATGTCAGCCTCAATAACATCCCCCTTTGCTttttaaagtttaaagttttaaaatgttttaaaaagttAGAAACATAAATCGATCGTGGTGTTTCTTGACAGCCTCACCTGCAACACCAGCCAAGCCAGGTGCTACAGGCATCCTCCTGGACAGCCCAAAACCATTCCACTCTCAAGCACCATCCGCAACGGTCAAGCAGGAGAAGGCCCCTGCTACAGGCAGCATCTTGAACCTCAACCTCGGTGAGCTCCGGAAAAAAATCTCCTGCCTATAGCTTGCAAGATATAGTGTACTACCAGTTTCGAGATTTCCTTCCACTGaatttgttccaaccattcactaatCCAGTGaattctaattagcacaacttAATTAGttgaaccaaagtccttttaggcaagtccctccacttggcggccatattgtaacgctttttgggcacttatcgggcatctatttaggaagaaatgcacgtgcgcaaggcttcacgacaccaaccttgctccatctgcgagatcacaacacgtgattggcacaatgtactCACTTGTCGACTTTTTTTCCgtggaaggggcgggatatgtgtagacaaatattggcgttacaaactaaccccatgcatttctatggaggattttttgagtgctgtggctcctcattagaaagtctctggttcaaCCAGGTAGCtcagctaattagtgaaatctGTGTGAAGTGCACATGTTAAACTAATACATGGTAGGACTTGCTAAAACTCATATGTGgcataaaaaataatgaaagtGATAAAACAAAAGTGAGTAGAGGGTGAGAAAATGATAACTTTATTCAAAGCAAGTTTGAGAGCTGATAGACATACAGTTTTATTCAAAGCAACTTGGTGTAGCCCACATTTAGTGAATATGTCGACAGATACACACAACCAGACCTTTTCACAACAGATGGATTCTTCAGGGGCTGGACTAACCACTTAGAAAATTAGATCTCAAAAGAAAGAAGGTGCTTTCTAGTCTGATTAGGCAATTCTTGTAATGTCAGCCTCAATATCATCCCCCTTTGCTttttaaagtttaaagttttaaaatgttttaaaaagttAGAAACATAAATCGATTGTGGTGTTTCTTGACAGCCTCACCTGCAACACCAGCcaaaccccatgcatttctatggaggattttttgagtgctgtgtctcctcattagaaagtctctggttcaaCCAGGTAGCtcagctaattagtgaaatctGTGTGAAGTGCACATGTTAAACTAATACATGGTAGGACTTGCTAAAACTCATACGTGGCAGGACctactttctgaagccagagATTTCCACCTCTGTATCAAATGAGTGTAATAGAGGTGAAACAAAGAGGTGAATTCCTGTTTGAAAACAAAGAGGTGAattcctgtttgctttcagACCGCAGTAAGGCGGAGATGGACCTGAAGGAGCTGAGCGAGAgcgtgcagcagcagcagcagcagcagggagcGCCACCCCTACTTACCTCCCCCAAGAGGCAGATCCGGAGCCGCTTCCAGCTTAACCTCGACAAGACCATCGAGAACTGCAAGGCCCAGCTGGGTGAGTGAGAGCGCTGAAAACGTTCCCGTGGTGCATCTGGTAGACATGGAGGTAGAACAAGGGAGGgagtacacatactgtaggctactgatgatgactactctactgtactgtactgtactgtcgTCTGAATGAAAGCATCTACTACATTAATAAATGCAAATAGCCTTCAAACTCACTACGAGACAGTGCAAGTTCTTTTTCACAAAGAGCGAATCTTCCGCTTGACAAATTTAAAGTAAAAGTCCTAACTTGTTGTTTATTCTGCCTATAATTTCTCCATTCACTAAGCAAGTTCAGGAATTTGCTAATGTGTAATGTGAAAGGCACTGGGTTTCCTATGTAGGCTTTGCATTAGTGTCAGCCTCTGCTCCACAGGCATCAATGAGATCTCTGAGGATGTGTACAAGGGCGTGGAGGACTCGGAGGAGTCGGACAAGTCGGACTCGAGCGACAGCGAGTACGCCAGCGACGACGAGCAAAAGCCCGGCAAGGAGGGCCAAGAGTCCGGCGGCACGGGCTCCAACAAGCCCGAGAAGGACGCGTCCAAGAAGAAGACGACGAAGGCATCGACTTCGACAACCTCACCTCCCGCCGAGGAGCAGGAGAAGAGTAGTCCGGACGGGGGGGCGTCGTCAGCAGGGTCGGGGTCGGGGTCAACCTCAGTGCCCAAATCAGAGCCTGCAGCCAAGGCTGGTCCCGAAGACCCCGCGGGCAAAGACAAGCAGGGGTCCGACGCCGAGAAGGACGCCCCCGAGAGACCCAAAGCAGCGCCGCCGGAGTCCCCGCTGGCCCGGGACAAGCCCAGAGGCTCGGAGGAAGGACGGCCGCCTCCGACACTGAACGCAGACATGGACTCCGACTCGGAGAGGGAGCTGGTCATCGACCTGGGGGACGagcagggaggaagagagaggaagagaagcagGAGAGAGTCGGCCGCAGCCTCGGCGCTTAAAGAGGCCAGCACCGCCGCCAAGTCAGATGGTACTTCTGAAAACACTGAGCTGACTACTGACCACTTAGGATTTTTCCACATATGTCTGACACAGAATAGCCATAAAGTTCTTCTTAAAACATTCAGAATACAGAATACTTAGAATACAGTAAATGGTCCATAATAAACTGTAAACAATGTAAACATGTTGAGCCagtttagtcttagtcttgacAAAGCTGCAGAAGTGCCTGTGGCCTGGGCTGTTTTTTGACCACTTTGATGTTTTGTGTTGTCTCCACCACAGGTAAAGCCCCCATCACCACTAGTGCGGTAACACCGTCTCAACAAAACACCCCAGTCTGCTCTTCGCCGGGTCCCAAAGACCTCGCCCAGCCTTCTGCGCCCACCCCTCCCAGCATCCTCTCCTTCCCCACggcgctcctctcctcctccacccctctcccagGTTCCGCTTctgcctccacctcctccaccaccaccacctcctccgccGCCTCTGCGTCCTCCCCGGTGGCGCCGGTCGCCGCGGTGAAGAAGCAGCGGCCGCTGCTGCCACGGGAGACGGTGCCCGTGGTGCAGCGTGCGGTGGTGTGGAACCCCACGGCCAAGTTCCAGACGTCGTCGCAGAAGTGGCACATGCAGAAGgtgcagcggcagcagcagagcGGGCAGCCACAAGCGCAGACGCCGCAGACTCCGGCGCAGACGCCACAGACTCCAGCGCAGGTGCAGGCACAGGTGCAGACGCAGCCCCAACgcagccagcagcagcagcaggtctTATCCACATCTGGGGCTCAGCAAGCATCATCCAGCACGCGCTATCAGACACGACAGGCTGTTAAAGGTGCGATACTGTGCAATACTGATACTACACACCTGCGTTATTAGATAATCTATATTAGATATAAATATTTCATTGTATTGAATGTCACCATGTAGTTTCCCATTACCCATTTGGTTTCTCCTCATTTGGCCTGTTTGTTTTGGTTGACCTTGGTTCTCAAGGATGCATTGTGAGCTACCTGATGGAGGACAACTGTCCACCTTTTCTCCTAAAGCACGCTTGCTTCATATTTTTGATTTGTTGCAGCAGTCCAGCAGAAGGAGTCCCCCCACAGCGTCTCCACGTCCTCTGTTACCTTGGTGACCACCTCCCCAGTATCTGTGGCCATCGCCACAGCGACACCTGGCGGCTCCATGAGcagctcctcctcatcctcgtcTCCTGCTGTCGTGGCAACCGACCTGCACATCCCCACTGCCTCAGCCGACCAGGCGGCCGATATCGCCAAATACACAACCAAGGTAAACAGCACTCCCAATTTGCTCA encodes the following:
- the zmynd8 gene encoding protein kinase C-binding protein 1 isoform X7, with the protein product MEISTRSKVAGVESGSVDRTAQKRKVPSPPHSSNGHSPSETSPSPMKKKKKPGAVNSSKDQSELRHGPFYYVKQPALTTDPVDVVPQDGRNDFYCWVCHREGQVLCCELCPRVYHAKCLKLAAEPEGDWFCPECEKITVAECIETQSKAMTMLTLDQLSYLLKFALQKMKQPGDQPRSSSHSPHATTSQRKAYNWTEPFQKPVSLEQHPDYAEYIFHPMDLCTLEKNIKKKMYGCTEAFLADVKWILHNCIIYNGGNHKLTATAKVIVRICEHEMNEIEVCPECYLSACQKRDNWFCEPCSNPHPLVWAKLKGFPFWPAKALRDKDGQVDARFFGQHDRAWVPINNCYLMSKEIPFSVKKTKSIFNSAMQEMEVYVENIRKKFGVFNYAPFRTPYTPDNQFQMLLDPSNPAAGSVKPEKQEKIKFNFDMTASPKMILGKSMLSSSGSGAGGGMSAPAGRRISVTDMPRSPMSTNSSAHTGSDGEQEGTEKGGQARAPPGHYSTGEESQDCTASPATPAKPGATGILLDSPKPFHSQAPSATVKQEKAPATGSILNLNLDRSKAEMDLKELSESVQQQQQQQGAPPLLTSPKRQIRSRFQLNLDKTIENCKAQLGINEISEDVYKGVEDSEESDKSDSSDSEYASDDEQKPGKEGQESGGTGSNKPEKDASKKKTTKASTSTTSPPAEEQEKSSPDGGASSAGSGSGSTSVPKSEPAAKAGPEDPAGKDKQGSDAEKDAPERPKAAPPESPLARDKPRGSEEGRPPPTLNADMDSDSERELVIDLGDEQGGRERKRSRRESAAASALKEASTAAKSDGKAPITTSAVTPSQQNTPVCSSPGPKDLAQPSAPTPPSILSFPTALLSSSTPLPGSASASTSSTTTTSSAASASSPVAPVAAVKKQRPLLPRETVPVVQRAVVWNPTAKFQTSSQKWHMQKVQRQQQSGQPQAQTPQTPAQTPQTPAQVQAQVQTQPQRSQQQQQVLSTSGAQQASSSTRYQTRQAVKAVQQKESPHSVSTSSVTLVTTSPVSVAIATATPGGSMSSSSSSSSPAVVATDLHIPTASADQAADIAKYTTKIMDAIKGTMTEIYNDLSKSTSGNTIAEIRRLRIEIEKLQWLHQQELSEMKHNLELTMAEMRQSLEQERERLVAEVKKQMEVEKQQAVDETKKKQWCANCRKEAIFYCCWNTSYCDYPCQQAHWPEHMKSCTQSATASQQEPETEQCTDTPAKVCGQPGSTHNSPKEGASMAGTQPNSDLEKGKDSVTVSLA
- the zmynd8 gene encoding protein kinase C-binding protein 1 isoform X8, whose product is MHPQSLAEEEVKVESDAVEGMEISTRSKVAGVESGSVDRTAQKRKVPSPPHSSNGHSPSETSPSPMKKKKKPGAVNSSKDQSELRHGPFYYVKQPALTTDPVDVVPQDGRNDFYCWVCHREGQVLCCELCPRVYHAKCLKLAAEPEGDWFCPECEKITVAECIETQSKAMTMLTLDQLSYLLKFALQKMKQPGTEPFQKPVSLEQHPDYAEYIFHPMDLCTLEKNIKKKMYGCTEAFLADVKWILHNCIIYNGGNHKLTATAKVIVRICEHEMNEIEVCPECYLSACQKRDNWFCEPCSNPHPLVWAKLKGFPFWPAKALRDKDGQVDARFFGQHDRAWVPINNCYLMSKEIPFSVKKTKSIFNSAMQEMEVYVENIRKKFGVFNYAPFRTPYTPDNQFQMLLDPSNPAAGSVKPEKQEKIKFNFDMTASPKMILGKSMLSSSGSGAGGGMSAPAGRRISVTDMPRSPMSTNSSAHTGSDGEQEGTEKGGQARAPPGHYSTGEESQDCTASPATPAKPGATGILLDSPKPFHSQAPSATVKQEKAPATGSILNLNLDRSKAEMDLKELSESVQQQQQQQGAPPLLTSPKRQIRSRFQLNLDKTIENCKAQLGINEISEDVYKGVEDSEESDKSDSSDSEYASDDEQKPGKEGQESGGTGSNKPEKDASKKKTTKASTSTTSPPAEEQEKSSPDGGASSAGSGSGSTSVPKSEPAAKAGPEDPAGKDKQGSDAEKDAPERPKAAPPESPLARDKPRGSEEGRPPPTLNADMDSDSERELVIDLGDEQGGRERKRSRRESAAASALKEASTAAKSDGKAPITTSAVTPSQQNTPVCSSPGPKDLAQPSAPTPPSILSFPTALLSSSTPLPGSASASTSSTTTTSSAASASSPVAPVAAVKKQRPLLPRETVPVVQRAVVWNPTAKFQTSSQKWHMQKVQRQQQSGQPQAQTPQTPAQTPQTPAQVQAQVQTQPQRSQQQQQVLSTSGAQQASSSTRYQTRQAVKAVQQKESPHSVSTSSVTLVTTSPVSVAIATATPGGSMSSSSSSSSPAVVATDLHIPTASADQAADIAKYTTKIMDAIKGTMTEIYNDLSKSTSGNTIAEIRRLRIEIEKLQWLHQQELSEMKHNLELTMAEMRQSLEQERERLVAEVKKQMEVEKQQAVDETKKKQWCANCRKEAIFYCCWNTSYCDYPCQQAHWPEHMKSCTQSATASQQEPETEQCTDTPAKVCGQPGSTHNSPKEGASMAGTQPNSDLEKGKDSVTVSLA